ACCCGACTGGCAGAATACAATATCAGTGTCAACGACGTCGCCCCAGCTATGATTGGTGATACAGGCATGCTTTCCTCTGCCGCTGCTTTCCCCGAAGTGGTAGAGAGTATCCCTCTAAAGCGGCTAGGAAGTCCCGAAGAAACAGCGAACGTTGTTACTATGCTAGCGAAGACTGGGTACATGACTGGCCAAAGTCTCCTTCTAGCTGGGGGATTGAAATAGGTTTCATAATTAGAACAATTTGTTAACCCATTTTGACTTTCAACAACGCTGTTGATCTTTTAATGCCGTGAACAATAAACTATGCTGTTTTGTAAATTCCTTATTGGGTCGTCACTAAACTGAGATTGAACATTTTCGTTTTGAAATGCTACCTGTGAAGACGGGAGCAAATTCCAATGTGAAATAAGACACAATGGTCATCTCTTGTCTGGAGAGCAGCTGTGGTAGTATTTCATCAGTGCGTATCAAAACAGCCAATGAATAATCGGCCACATCTACAGCCTCTGTAGGAATTTGATTATCCGATGATTGTCTTTGGATTTTACAGTTATGCAACATACCAATGTGTCTTTGCTTGGTCTTTTCGGATTAATTCAATGGTGGCAAGAAGCATATACTGCGCAGATGACTGTTCTGCTTACAATCAGGGATTGCTTGGTATTCCATGGCAACCCACCGAGCCTATGCACCCGGACAATCAGCTAGGCATTTTATCCCACACTTCTTGTGTCGAATAGATGAATACAAAAAGCTGATAAATTTGAAACGCTACGTATCTGCATCTTGCATACAATCTGTTGGCATAAATCATCCAGAAAAACCAGGGGTAATTAAATCAAAACAACAAACATTTCCAGTCATTGCCTACACTATACCTTCAAACGGGCAGGACAACCTTGACACCCATGTACTCTCGTTGGTGCATAACCttgccatcgatgagaacCTGGTCGACACCAACTCTGTTGCGCTCTTGATCTGTGGGATCTGTTGCGGTGGCGATCTGGATTTCACGCCACTGTCGGTTGGTAGGCACCAGCTTTCCTTGGGAAGTGAGTTTCTTGAACTCCTTGTAGACACCCTGTTCCTCGACACAGCCCACTCGCTGAATTAAGGGAGAATCTATCAAGGGGATGTTAGCATTGTCCTTATTTGATCTCAATCTCTCAATCTACTAACCGGTTGCAGGACCCATGCGCAAATCACCAACAGAACTGTTGAAGAGAACCAGAGAGAGACGCTCCTCCTTCAACTGATCGGCAGGAGGCTTGTAAACACGGTGACGCGTAGCCTTGAAATGGCCGCCAGAAACGATCTCCAGGGTATCACCGATGTTAATGACAAGCGCACCGGGCTTGTAGGGAACGTAGTACCACTTTTCGTCGCGGCCCCAGATCTGGAGACACGAGATGGGGACAGAGAAAAGCAGTGTTGTCAGACCGAAGTCGGTGTGACCGTGCATGCGCAGGCCCTTGGATGCCtcttcggtcttcttctgGACCGGACGGAAAAGTGCATGGCGGAAGTAACCCTCACCAGTTGGGCAACCGTGCGACTGAACATTGTCCCAGAGATAGTCGTCGGGCAACTCGAGAACACGGGAGAAGAGAGTCAGGAGGCGGCGGTTGACGGATTTGGTCAGATAGTTGGAGAATTCTTCAATCTCATCCATAAAGGGGTGAAGGCATGTGGGTACACGGTTGATGTCGTTCCAGTCTGGTTTGTACCAGTTAAATTGTTCGATGCCGTCTTCGGGTCCGCGTTGGCGCTGATCATAAAAAAAAGTTGGCGTCAGTAGAGGGTCGGTTGATGCAGGAAGAAGGGCATCTTACCTTGAATCCGTATGGGTGCTTGTAACCAGACCAAACACCAGTTTCAGGGTTGAAAAGGAGGCGCTCCTTGTCCTCTTCGCTAATGTTTTGGTATAGATACTGTGCGAGAGAGAACTGGCGGTGGAGCTGTTGAACGATCTATTAGCGACATTGGTCTTGAATATGTTTCGACAATCAAGACTTACCTGCTCTAAGGAGATTCCATAGTTCTCGAGGAAAAGGAATCCATCATCACGAATGGCACCCTTAACCTGCTGGACAAGTTTGTCAACAACGGCCGGGTCATCCGAgtccaacaaagaaagatCAATGGAGCTAAGCTCAGCAAAGTTCTCTTTTTGCTGAGTGACGGGTGGAGGAACCCATGTTGGGACAAAAGGTTTGCCAGGCAGGTCAGCTGCAGGAGGATTGAAGGGGGCAGAACGTGGCATGGTTATCAATGTACACGAAAGGGACAATGTTGTGATCGGCGAGAACAATACAAGAAAAGTTATCTGATCGAATTCTATATCTTTATATACCACTCAAGTGATGAGACATGAGCCCTATCTTTGTATCCGATATCCGGGGAGGTGAGTATGGCACACTTTGGATTAGATCAGATGAGAGCAGGAGGATTATCGATCTTTGCCAGTGAACCGCCAAATGTTTGGCGTGATCATCGTAGTATTGGATGCTCCCTGTTACACTTCCCCACATTTCCCCGATGTTTCCTGGTCTGTTATCATTTGTTATGAAACGGGAGCTCCTCTGCCTTGGCGTGCATGTTTTTAAGCATCGACGATACGGTTTGCGCTAGACCCATATTGGAAGACGATTTACACCCGCGGGAAATGAGCACAAGCAGCGATTGCGGCCATGCGGTCACTCTCGATCACAAGGTGGGACTTTTGGGCACTGATAAGCCTTTTGAGAAAAATGGCCACAATCGACAACTCAATCCAAAGTGCTCCTCCCACTCCTCCCTCCAGATAAGGGATAAAATTAGGACTAAGAAAACACTGCTCCTCCATTGCAATAATGAGATTTGCCCCTCTTCTTGATTGGCAAGAAAGCTCAGATGGAGAGGTGTGAGGAGTAGCTTAGGCAATTTAAACAAGCTCAATGACTAGTGCTTGTGAACTTCAAACTTCTTGACACACTCTTGAAACTACACCATCAAAAGCCCCAATACTTTCATCACCCACCAAGATGTCTCGTCAACTCATCTCAAGCGAGAAGTTCCCTACCAAGCCCCACAACTGTGAGTATCGGCATACAAAACACCTTCAGTCTCTCTAAAAAAAAGATTACTGACCAAACTCTTAAGGCCCTGCTGTCAAGGTTCCCGGGCTCGTCTTTTGTGCCGGCCAAACTGCTACAGGAGAGATTAAGCAGGCTACTGTAAGTTCAATTGCACAAGTACTCATCGGGTAGTAAGGCTTTCGctgactctttttttttgcctttaCACAGAGAACCGTTCTGCAAAACCTGAAGGAGGTCCTCGAGCTCTCTGGCTCTTCCCTTGAGCAGGTTGTCAAGTACAATGTCTACCTTGCCGATATGAAGGATTTCGCCGCTATGAACGAAGCCTACATTGATTTCCTTCCACAGCCCATGCCATCGCGCTCATGCCTCCAAGCGGTTGCCCCTGGAAATGGCACTGTCATTGAGATCGAGTGCATTGCTCAAGCTTAAATTATAAAATTATGAGAAATGTTAGACTTTAGACGAAAACGAAAACTTTTTTGAACAGAGCATCAGGTTGCCATTATTAGATAGAGTGGAGTAACTATTAGTGTAGATAATTGTTAAGTAGCATCTCACTAGACATGACAAAAAGTGCGCACGTATTACAAGGAGTTGAAAGCAGGTAAGCAGATTGATTGAGGTTTTGCTTGAGCACCTTATATAGACGAATCAGTGAAACATCCTTCTCCATTTTTGCTTAACTAGATGAACGAGCAAGGGAATGTGTTATAAGAGATGAACATGGCTAGTGGTTTTTTAATTCCCCAAGTCCAGCCAAGACACTTAATTTAGCTAGACCGGAAGTTCCCCAAATTTGAAGTTGCATTGGATGTAAAAAGATGAAGTTTTTGAATTTGTCTATTGAAAATTTACAGATGAAAGTCTATCGTGAACATAAAATTGAATGCTCTCTCATGAACGAGCAATTTCAAACTCCGCCATGTACCAGTTCTGAATTGCCTTGGTGTCCCCGGTAACGGCGACGGTGTCGTACCGCTCCCGAGCCTCCTTAGCCGCGGTACCATTGTTGACCATTCGGCCAGCCCACTTCCCGTGTTTCCGGGCAGCAGCAATAATCTTATCAATAGCAGCAACAAATTCAGGCTCATCGCCGCGGGCAGGTGTGTATCCAAGCAGAGACTGGGCAAGATCGTTGGGACCAATAAAGACAAGATCCACACCTGGCACAGCGCAGATAGCATCGACGTTCGCGACACCGGCGCGGGTCTCTATTTGAATCATAGTGATGATGGTCTCGTTGGCGGACTTCATATATTCGGGGGTTGTGAGGCCGTGGGCAATTGCGGGGAAGGCGGAGCCCTGGCCGCGCACACCCTGGGGAGGGAACTTGGAAGAAGCAACAATTTGTTCAGCCTCTTCGGCATTGTTGATCTGGGGAACCATGATGCCATGAGCACCGGTGTCGAGAGCACGCTTAAGAATATCATGGGCAGGGCCACGGATGCGGATAACCGGGGAGACGCCGAGGGCGGAGATAGCAGCGACAGAGTTATGCATAGCATCGTCGCCAATGTGCCCGTGCTCACAGTCAATAATGATACCATCGAGACCGGTCAGGGCAACGATCTGGGCCTGGCGGATGGAGGGGATGGCCATGAAGGTCATGAGCGGGAACTCGCCAGCCTTAATCTTGTTGAGGAGCCTCAATCGAGAGTTGTCGATTGAGGTTGTAAGAGCGGTAGGGTAAGCCATTGTGATTTGAGAGGGATTAGAAGACAGAGGTGATTTTCTGGAGTTGTCTGTTGGGGGAGGGGTTGGAAAGTGAAGTGAAGACAAGAGATGTCGATAAGATGCCAGCTTAAGTATCTATTGGTTTACATTTCCTCAACCCCCTCATTTTTCTAGACTGAAGATTTACACCAATAATCTAAAATGAGGAGCTTTGACAGGGTAACAATGAGCTCTTGCATGTAGTTAGGGCAGACTCGTTACAGTTGATGTTAGTGGCCCACCTAAACGGCCCAGATATTGTATGGGGACCACCTCCACAAAGTGTGGATCTTGTCCAAATGGTCACTAACCACCTCTGTTCTCGAAAGAAATGGCCTGCACCTCCCTGAAACGTCTTATCTTTATTTTTTTATCTTATCTCCATGCGAGAGCTCCTCCCAAGCCAAGCCCAATGCACCCCGGATTTCAACCACACTCTACATCTGGGGTAGTCGATTCCAATTGGACAGATAAGCATTGGATAATCCTTGATGCGCCTATCTCCAGGCCCTATCTACACGTCTCACTTATCAACCACGAATGACTGGATCTCGACCAATCTCGACCAATGAATGCCTCGAGATTCTTTGAAAAAGAGTTCTAGTCAGTAGTTGATCTCCAAATTCGGATCTTTGCAATGACTCTCCGCTAAGTCGGCAAATGCAGAGATTAGGTTGAGCTATATAGGGGGAGCTCAAGCATCGTCTCGAAGACACAGCCTACAGCCTGCAACCTGCAACACCCTCCCTATGTCTTTCCCCGTGGACAAGAAAGAGTCTGTCCTGGCTGAAGACAATGTCTCATCGGCAGAAGGACAAGTTGATACCTACAACCGCATGCCTGAGTCCCTTCGCAGCCTCAGCAACGATGATTTCAACGCCCTCAACAAGAAGATCATCCGTAAGGTTGACCTCTTCGTCCTCCCCACGATTGGAATTTTGTACATTTTGAACTACGTGGATCGCCAAAACTTGAGCTCAGCAAAGCTTCAGGGTATCATGGAAGATCTGAACATGTCTTCTGAGCAATTTGCCACCGCTATTTCCATCCTGTTTGTCGGCTATCTGCCATTCCAAATTCCCAGCAACCTCATCATTACAAAGATCTCCCGGCCAGGAATGTACATCTGTGGTGCTGTGGCGATCTGGGGTGCTATCTCGGCTTGCACAGCGGCCGTCACGACATATGGTCAACTCCTCGCTGTTCGGGCCATTCTTGGAATCGTTGAAGCCGTTTTCTTCCCCGGGGCCATCTACTACCTCTCTGCCTGGTACACCAAGAGAGAGCTAGGAAAGCGTATTGCCGGGCTGTACATTGCCCAGCAAGTCGGCAATGCATTTGGTGGTCTCTTCGCCGCCGCTATCCTCCAACTTGATGGGCATTATGGAATCCGCGGCTGGAGGTGGCTATTCATCATCGAGGGCAGTGCCACTGTCGGCATAGGCATCATCTGCGCTTGCATTATGCCAGAGTTCCCCCACAACAGCCGCATCCTGTCCCAGATTGAGCGTGAGTGTGCCGTGTGGCGTATCGAGTCCGAAGCTGGTGCCGCAGAGGGCACAGAGGATGGGAGCGTTTTGAAAGGGTTCGCCAAAGCTCTCTCGGACCCCAAGCTGGTGTTGCTCATCTTTTGCAACATGCTATCCCAAACACAGGGCTCCATCGCCAATTATTTCCCCACCCTCGTCAGCTCGCTCAACTTCTCCAGTACCGTCAGCTTGCTTCTCACGGCACCCCCCTATATCCTCGCTGGCCTCGTCTACTATGTCCTTATGTTCTACTCTGATCGAAAGAATACCGTCTACCCAATCATCATCCTCTGCATTGCCATCTCGATCCCAATGTATATCATCCCGATTGCGACTACGAACATCGGCGCTCGCTACTTCTCTATGATGATCCTGCCTTTCGCCTCCGTCGGTCCTCAGCTCCTCTTATACAAGACCATCAACCTGCACCTTGCGCGGCCCGTTTCGAAGCGAGCCGCTGCTTCTGCTCTGGTTAACGCCATTGGTGGTACGTCCAATATCTGGGCCTCATACTTATACTTCGGAAAGCCCCATTTTTATGTTGCATTTGGCACGCTTATGGGTGCTGCTGTATTGTTTGGAATCACGATCACTGTATACCGCTGGCTGGTCTTGCGTGAGAACAGACGTCTGGACTCTGGCGATCCCGTGGAAATTGCCAAGGTGATCAAGGGCGGTGTCACAGAGGAAATGGTACAGCTCAACTGGCGCTACGAAATGTACTAATCAATGACTACGATCTTTTTTTCTTACTCGTTTATTGCTAGGATCGGTATATGGATTCGCTTGTGCCATACGGTTATGGTAAATCTAAGCTTATGAAAATGAATGTAGCAATTGAATAAGCTGAGAATGATTGAATTATTCAACTCTGACGACGAAATGCTAACATTATACGCATGTTCCTAAATAGTTGGAGCATTAAAAGAGCGTATTTCATTTACCTAGCTCATCCAAACACGACAAGATCAGTTTTCCAATCTGCCATTTCTGTCTTCGCTGAAAGACCTTTCTCGCCCAAATCAGAGCTCCCTCTATATCACCGTCACTAATGCCCACAGTGTCCATTGCGCCAGGTAGGCCAGCATTTATTAGCTGCCAGGCAATCAAAAAGGCTTTATACGCATACAAGGTAACCCACGGCGCTTCGGATTCCAATGTGCGCGTTTCCTCGAGATATCGTAGAAACCAGTTGACATGCGGTTGCATAGTCTTGGCCGTGTTTGTATCGCACAGGAACTGCGACGGTCCTAAAAATGTTGACTGGCTGAGAACGGCGTCTATACTTCCTTCCACAATCCCACCAGTGTGGGATGGCGACCACATTTGCAGCTCCATCATGGCAGTCTCCCAAGTTGCAGGGCACGAAGTCGCGTACTTTGTTTGCGCTTTGTGATCACTGGGACAGATAAACGGTCTGAGTGCGACGAGGGATGATCTTAATGCGCCGAATCGTTCCAAACTGAGCATCCCCGTCATTGTAGACCAGCCTGAGATTTCTCGGGCGCTAGAGATCAGAAATTGCGCGATGTTAATGGCGCCGTATGGGTCAAATGCTGGAAGTGAGGCGGCATCTTCATCAGAAGAGAGGAAGCGTCGAACGGCATCGGTGTATGTGACTGAGGGGCCGGCATTTCTTGCAACAAGTTGTCGATGAGCCCATTCAGCGGCAGAGGATGATGACCATTGGTCTTGTGGACAGGGCATGTCATGCTTGATTTCCAAATGTGAGATTGAGCGAGGAATGGACAGAAATTGGTACCAAAGCGCGTCTATCTGATGCACCGCGAAAAGGGTCCGTTTATGCGACTCGGATTTGACAAATTCCCGCCACAACGACTCCAAATCTGCAGTCGCACCAGACTCAACATTCATTGGCTGTGTCATTCTTCCAGCACGAGCCAGAGAGATCATATGCGAATGCATTTTGAGGCCGCATGCGGAGATGTCACCACAGAGGTACATCATGGCACAAATCTGAAGGAGCAAGTATGATTGGACCAGTGTGGTAATCATTGTTGAAGCATCGGGCCTGTCTTCATCGGAAGCAAGGAGAGCTCGAGCCTTGTGAAAGCAACGTATAGAAAAGCTATCGCCTGAGCCTTCTTGGTTCCCGCATTCTGGGTCCTCGCCATATTGATAAGCAAGGCAAAGTATACTGAGGACCAAATGAGGAGGAACGTGAGTCGGATCAAAAGTCGAGGAATGGAGAAAGGGGAGGAAATGAGAGACTGAGCCGAAAAATAGATCGCAGCCTCGCGAGATTTGTCGAGCAGTCGGGGCCCAATCGTCTTGGAGTTGAGGTATGTCAGTTGGTGACAATCGATCCAGAGTCGGATGGTTGAAGCTGTACTCGGCTAGACTTGTATTATCGATTGGATCAGCTTGTAAATTGGCCATCGGATGAAGGTGATTCTCAATGTGATTGGTGGGCTTGAGAAAGGATGACCCTAATAGTAGTCTCCGCTCCAGATCTGTAGCGTCCTGGACAATCTGCTCGATGAGAGCAGAGTCACTCGTCACCAACTGATGTTGTAACAGGTCACTTGTCGCTTGTGTCTTGGCTATCCCGCTCCTTGGCGTCGCAGTATTTTGGTTTTCTGTGGGGCGTTCACAGCCAAATTGCTGCTGCTGATACCGCATCACTGGGCGCCAGACCGCATCACCATCAAACCTCGTTTCCTCTCCTGGACTCGAGTTCACCGACCCGGGAGAATTCAAATCACCATGGCTTTCTGTAGTCGAGACCGCTGTCGGCGATGCAGAAGTATTTAACCTGTCTTGTCTGGGTGCTGGTTGGCGTTCTGTCCTCTTTGTCACTCGGTGCTGCTCGTGCTCTGGATGTTTCCTCTTCATATGCCGACTGCGCAAGTCAGGGCGGGAGAAGGTAGCATGGCAAAAGTCACAGGGAAGCGACGCTTCGGCCTGAGAGCGGGAGTGTAATGTTGAATGCCGCTTGAGGTTCTCATGTCGAGTAAATCGACGCTGACAGACAAGACATTGAAATGGCTGATAGGACGGCATCACTTTTACCTGCGAAACTGACATGATTTGTAACGTAAAAATCGCTGTCGATTCATTAGTGGGAATCTCTCAACAACCCTGGGAGCGGACAAAATCCGGGGGACGGGACATACCCCACGCAGGCGTCGGGGTTTCTCCGCACGACAAAGGGTGATATCCAGACTATTGACAACATTAATAGATGGGATAGTACAGTGTGAGAGCTTGAAGCGTTCAGAAAGATTAATTTTTGATTAACTCTCGCCTTAATCATCAGCTTGTTATCGTGCTCATCTATCAACTAATCTTGTAAAGGCCTCCCCTATGTGGGGCACGCCCCAGGGCGATTCCGAGCGTCCACTCAGCGGTCGGCGAGTTATCATCATATCTTCCCACGTGATTTATATCACATCATTAGCTATTTAACCTACTTCGTGGGATTGCAGAGCCGTGGGAAAGAAGTAGATCCTAGAATTGACCGAGGACACCGGTATTCGTACCTCATTTAAAATATTGAATCCGGCTTTTCCTTGCTGGCTGATCGGTGATTGTCTCGTCACCATCTTCTGAGTTGACCTTATTCCGTGTTGGTGTCGAGCCTCATTCCAAGATAAGATTCCTCTTTAATTTCTATTAATTTAGAGTAACTTACGCGAGAAAATCGCGCGGGTTTTAACACTATAGAGGCGTATAGAGAGTGTTAAATTTAGTACATTAAATTGGCGGGCTACTTCACGAATTATAGAGAttttgtcacggtgcgaaccgtgatgcttagttagaggaagatcacggcacgtgatctccgacctgtttatcttgaacttcagttctagatcctgttgtagctcttggagctacgtcttgtatattagcctgcccctgcctgtacctgcctgtcaatgggaatctgatctgttacaacctgttcctaccagtcatctcctatcataccgtcctgccagcccgcaccctgacactacgtagctcctacccctaggagttgactgtctgaaaatgtctgaaccgccccgaaagcccccgaactgaactctggtagacccggtcctgagcagaccgctaccaccccgcctgtgaacggagtcactacaaccactccacctgaactgccagatctgccagaagaaccgcctgctaccactgaagaaccgcctgctaccgctgaaggaccgcctgctaccgctgaagaaccgcctgctaccgctgaagaaccgcctgctaccgctgaagaaccgcctgctaccgctgaagaaccgcctgctaacgctgaagaaccgcctgctaccactgaagatccgcctgctaccactgaagatccgcctgctaccactgaagaaccgcctgctacctgtaaagtcccgtccgaggaacctgcctgcacgaccaactggtctcgagaaacgagacattgcagccgtatcgctagctgcgtgtgctgcgtatgcaagaaagaaatacagcatgttcgcaattacaaccgcggacatcgagactgcactgaaccccaagaccgacactgaacctgaccccgtgtctgcactgcctgaagagtttagagacttcgccgaagtgttctcacccaaggaagccgagcgcttgccaccccaccgatcatacgaccacaagatggtcttacaagaggacaaacccttaccttttgggcccctctatcccatgtcccgaaatgagctcgaggtcctgaaagactggatcgaagataacctgaggaaagggttcattcggcccagctcctcgcccgctgcctcgcctgttctgttcgtgaagaaacccggcggaggtctccgcttctgcgtggattaccgtgcaccgaacgcaatcactgttaaggaccgttacccgttgccgctgaccaaggaaaccctgaataacctgaaagggatgaagttctttacgaagattgatatcatctccgccttcaacaatctgcgaattgcgaagggacaagaatacctgactgccttccgtacgagattaggactgttcgaatctttggtgatgccatttggtttaactggagcccccgcatccttccaacgatttatcaacgacacgttacgagagtacctggactgtttctgtactgcttacctggacgatatcctgatttacagccgcacgcgtgcggaacacatagaacatgtacgaaaagtcctccagcgcccccgagaggcaggcctgttcgcaaaactatcgaaatgcgaattctgtgtgtccgagacgaagttccttggtactatcatcggtgaagatggtatccgtatggaccccgacaagatcgaaacgatcgtgaactggaaaacaccgacctgtctgactgatgtgcaagcctttattggtttcggcaacttctaccgccgctttatcagagacttctcgaaagtcatcgccccgctcgtgagactcacgaagaaagacgtccgtttcgaatggacacctgtctgccagctgagcttcgaagccttgaagaaggcgtttacatctgccccggttctgaaagcgtttgactggtccaaggagatagtcctggaaacagacgcgtctgattttgtctctgccggtgtactgtctcagtacgatgacgctggaatactgcaccctatcgcatttttctcgaaaaaacactccgccgccgagtgtaactatgagatatacgataaagaactgctagccataatccgctgcttcgaagagtggcgtcccgaactggagggcacaccctcgcccgtgaaggtcataactgaccaccgcaatctggaatatttcacgacaacgaaactcctgaaccgccgccaagcccgatggtctgaattcctgtcccggtttaacttcaagatcacgtaccgtcccggaaaacaaggtgcaaagcccgacgccctgaccaggaggtcagaggatatccctaaagagggggatgagcgcttagcgcatcagagccagactgttctgaagaaagaaaacctacagataaacgtcacaacacgacagagaaacggagtcactacaaccactccacctgaactgccagacctgccagaagaaccgcctgctaccgctgaagtcccgcctactatcaccgttccg
Above is a window of Penicillium digitatum chromosome 2, complete sequence DNA encoding:
- a CDS encoding Gibberellin 3-beta hydroxylase, putative, yielding MPRSAPFNPPAADLPGKPFVPTWVPPPVTQQKENFAELSSIDLSLLDSDDPAVVDKLVQQVKGAIRDDGFLFLENYGISLEQLHRQFSLAQYLYQNISEEDKERLLFNPETGVWSGYKHPYGFKRQRGPEDGIEQFNWYKPDWNDINRVPTCLHPFMDEIEEFSNYLTKSVNRRLLTLFSRVLELPDDYLWDNVQSHGCPTGEGYFRHALFRPVQKKTEEASKGLRMHGHTDFGLTTLLFSVPISCLQIWGRDEKWYYVPYKPGALVINIGDTLEIVSGGHFKATRHRVYKPPADQLKEERLSLVLFNSSVGDLRMGPATDSPLIQRVGCVEEQGVYKEFKKLTSQGKLVPTNRQWREIQIATATDPTDQERNRVGVDQVLIDGKVMHQREYMGVKVVLPV
- a CDS encoding YjgF/Yer057p/UK114 family, coding for MSRQLISSEKFPTKPHNCPAVKVPGLVFCAGQTATGEIKQATRTVLQNLKEVLELSGSSLEQVVKYNVYLADMKDFAAMNEAYIDFLPQPMPSRSCLQAVAPGNGTVIEIECIAQA
- a CDS encoding 2,4-dihydroxyhept-2-ene-1,7-dioic acid aldolase, putative; protein product: MAYPTALTTSIDNSRLRLLNKIKAGEFPLMTFMAIPSIRQAQIVALTGLDGIIIDCEHGHIGDDAMHNSVAAISALGVSPVIRIRGPAHDILKRALDTGAHGIMVPQINNAEEAEQIVASSKFPPQGVRGQGSAFPAIAHGLTTPEYMKSANETIITMIQIETRAGVANVDAICAVPGVDLVFIGPNDLAQSLLGYTPARGDEPEFVAAIDKIIAAARKHGKWAGRMVNNGTAAKEARERYDTVAVTGDTKAIQNWYMAEFEIARS
- a CDS encoding Major facilitator superfamily domain, general substrate transporter, encoding MPRDSLKKSSKIRLSYIGGAQASSRRHSLQPATCNTLPMSFPVDKKESVLAEDNVSSAEGQVDTYNRMPESLRSLSNDDFNALNKKIIRKVDLFVLPTIGILYILNYVDRQNLSSAKLQGIMEDLNMSSEQFATAISILFVGYLPFQIPSNLIITKISRPGMYICGAVAIWGAISACTAAVTTYGQLLAVRAILGIVEAVFFPGAIYYLSAWYTKRELGKRIAGLYIAQQVGNAFGGLFAAAILQLDGHYGIRGWRWLFIIEGSATVGIGIICACIMPEFPHNSRILSQIERECAVWRIESEAGAAEGTEDGSVLKGFAKALSDPKLVLLIFCNMLSQTQGSIANYFPTLVSSLNFSSTVSLLLTAPPYILAGLVYYVLMFYSDRKNTVYPIIILCIAISIPMYIIPIATTNIGARYFSMMILPFASVGPQLLLYKTINLHLARPVSKRAAASALVNAIGGTSNIWASYLYFGKPHFYVAFGTLMGAAVLFGITITVYRWLVLRENRRLDSGDPVEIAKVIKGGVTEEMVQLNWRYEMY
- a CDS encoding Blue (type 1) copper domain, coding for MLSIVWISPFVVRRNPDACVGDFYVTNHRRFTRHENLKRHSTLHSRSQAEASLPCDFCHATFSRPDLRSRHMKRKHPEHEQHRVTKRTERQPAPRQDRLNTSASPTAVSTTESHGDLNSPGSVNSSPGEETRFDGDAVWRPVMRYQQQQFGCERPTENQNTATPRSGIAKTQATSDLLQHQLVTSDSALIEQIVQDATDLERRLLLGSSFLKPTNHIENHLHPMANLQADPIDNTSLAEYSFNHPTLDRLSPTDIPQLQDDWAPTARQISRGCDLFFGSVSHFLPFLHSSTFDPTHVPPHLVLSILCLAYQYGEDPECGNQEGSGDSFSIRCFHKARALLASDEDRPDASTMITTLVQSYLLLQICAMMYLCGDISACGLKMHSHMISLARAGRMTQPMNVESGATADLESLWREFVKSESHKRTLFAVHQIDALWYQFLSIPRSISHLEIKHDMPCPQDQWSSSSAAEWAHRQLVARNAGPSVTYTDAVRRFLSSDEDAASLPAFDPYGAINIAQFLISSAREISGWSTMTGMLSLERFGALRSSLVALRPFICPSDHKAQTKYATSCPATWETAMMELQMWSPSHTGGIVEGSIDAVLSQSTFLGPSQFLCDTNTAKTMQPHVNWFLRYLEETRTLESEAPWVTLYAYKAFLIAWQLINAGLPGAMDTVGISDGDIEGALIWARKVFQRRQKWQIGKLILSCLDELGK
- a CDS encoding Allantoate permease, coding for MLTPELNSGRPGPEQTATTPPVNGVTTTTPPELPDLPEEPPATTEEPPATAEGPPATAEEPPATAEEPPATAEEPPATAEEPPANAEEPPATTEDPPATTEDPPATTEEPPATCKVPSEEPACTTNWSRETRHCSRIASCVCCVCKKEIQHVRNYNRGHRDCTEPQDRH